A genomic window from Streptomyces broussonetiae includes:
- a CDS encoding nucleoside deaminase produces MDREQVGGWLATAVAEARAGLAEGGVPVGAALYGPDGTLLGKGRNRRVQDGDPTLHAETAAFRAAGRRRTYAGTTMVTTLSPCWYCSGLVRQFGIPRVVIGEAATFHGAHDWLAGHGVEVVVLDDPECVALMRGFIEANPVLWQEDIGIDAEGDDGP; encoded by the coding sequence ATGGACAGGGAGCAGGTCGGTGGCTGGCTCGCCACCGCAGTCGCCGAGGCCCGAGCCGGACTCGCCGAGGGCGGTGTCCCGGTCGGCGCCGCGCTCTACGGCCCCGACGGCACCCTCCTGGGGAAGGGCCGCAACCGCCGGGTCCAGGACGGCGACCCCACCCTGCACGCGGAGACGGCGGCGTTCCGCGCGGCGGGCCGACGGCGCACCTACGCCGGTACGACCATGGTGACCACGCTCTCGCCGTGCTGGTACTGCTCCGGTCTGGTCCGCCAGTTCGGCATCCCACGGGTGGTGATCGGGGAGGCCGCCACCTTCCACGGCGCCCACGACTGGCTCGCCGGGCACGGTGTGGAGGTCGTTGTGCTGGACGACCCGGAGTGCGTGGCGCTGATGCGTGGGTTCATCGAGGCCAACCCGGTGTTGTGGCAGGAGGACATCGGTATCGACGCAGAGGGGGACGACGGCCCATGA
- a CDS encoding DUF6232 family protein, with translation MPDVPAPPRQPAPVAVELRVSKRILWIGAAVYPLHNIARVYTFVMRPKRKEAVLRYLRNTVGLLIIGLLAMLPGLLAGTGGGENSGAAGYVAFVWTAVVGLEIYFLVELFSVLLASDHHVLAIETSGASTALVTSRNPQYLDQVVGQISYAIDHPDVEFKVTVESLSFSPKNYYFGDNVNMYGGSGNVGISG, from the coding sequence ATGCCGGACGTGCCCGCGCCACCCCGGCAGCCGGCCCCCGTCGCCGTCGAGCTGCGGGTCAGCAAGCGGATCCTGTGGATCGGCGCGGCGGTGTACCCGCTGCACAACATCGCCCGCGTCTACACCTTCGTGATGCGTCCCAAGCGCAAGGAGGCGGTGCTGCGGTACCTGCGCAACACCGTCGGACTGCTGATCATCGGGCTCCTCGCGATGCTGCCCGGTCTGCTCGCGGGTACCGGCGGCGGGGAGAACTCCGGCGCGGCCGGATACGTCGCATTCGTCTGGACCGCGGTCGTCGGCCTCGAGATCTACTTCCTCGTCGAACTGTTCTCGGTCCTGCTGGCCTCCGACCACCACGTCCTTGCGATCGAGACCTCGGGCGCTTCCACGGCACTGGTGACCAGCCGGAACCCGCAGTATCTGGACCAGGTCGTCGGCCAGATCTCGTACGCCATCGACCATCCGGACGTCGAGTTCAAGGTGACGGTGGAGAGCCTGAGCTTCTCGCCCAAGAACTACTACTTCGGCGACAACGTCAACATGTACGGCGGCAGCGGAAACGTGGGGATCAGCGGATGA
- a CDS encoding condensation domain-containing protein: MRITDIQRCEVRPGRLVEWTLSPATVAAATALPEDTRPPAYIQESHIRTAKGVREDGLFVPTWLGTAFDIPGRVDLDALQEALRAWTVRHETLRSGFRWAGDELRRFTLDADDVSLHREDAGDFPDADRLVKHLQGRFDSVADALRWPNLIYTAVVRPDGASVYLAFDHSNVDAYSLHRIPAEVHELYTAGLAGAEPASAGPVASYVDFCEIERADADGIDARHAIVDRWREFIHRCDGVLPGFPVDLGVEPGGPLPRQRMLCEPLADAAGAAAFEAYCRPYGGSQVGLLAATGLIVHELGGQSVYRTVVPFHTRVKSRWSDSVGWYVGGAPIEVPVGPTTEFRDVMRAVRDELRAGRPLSRMPLARVLSLLGADFRPTSPDLYSIVSYCDARTILGAEHWAEQRAHGLIRVSYGDQVCVWVNRLHEGLWLASRYPDTDVAAKNLRLYVERLRDRIASVAQGSLTAVS; this comes from the coding sequence GTGCGAATCACTGACATCCAGCGCTGCGAGGTCCGGCCGGGACGGCTCGTCGAATGGACGCTGAGCCCGGCGACCGTCGCGGCGGCGACGGCGCTCCCGGAGGACACCCGGCCCCCCGCCTACATCCAGGAGTCGCACATCCGGACGGCCAAGGGTGTCCGGGAGGACGGGCTGTTCGTGCCGACCTGGCTCGGGACCGCCTTCGACATCCCGGGGCGGGTCGACCTCGATGCGCTCCAGGAGGCGCTGCGCGCCTGGACCGTCCGGCACGAGACGCTGCGCAGCGGCTTCCGCTGGGCCGGTGACGAGCTGCGCCGCTTCACCCTCGACGCCGACGACGTGTCGCTGCACCGGGAGGATGCCGGCGACTTCCCGGACGCCGACCGGCTCGTGAAGCACCTGCAGGGGCGCTTCGACTCCGTCGCGGACGCGCTGCGCTGGCCCAACCTCATCTACACCGCCGTCGTACGGCCCGACGGGGCCAGCGTGTACCTGGCCTTCGACCACAGCAACGTCGACGCCTACTCCCTGCACCGCATCCCCGCCGAGGTGCACGAGCTGTACACGGCGGGCCTGGCCGGTGCCGAGCCCGCCTCCGCCGGACCGGTCGCCAGTTACGTCGACTTCTGCGAGATCGAGCGGGCGGACGCCGACGGCATCGACGCCCGGCACGCGATCGTCGACCGCTGGCGCGAGTTCATCCACCGCTGCGACGGCGTGCTGCCGGGCTTCCCCGTCGATCTGGGGGTGGAGCCGGGCGGGCCGCTGCCGCGCCAGCGGATGCTGTGCGAGCCGCTGGCGGACGCGGCCGGGGCGGCGGCGTTCGAGGCGTACTGCCGGCCCTACGGCGGCAGCCAGGTCGGCCTGCTGGCCGCGACCGGGCTGATCGTGCACGAGCTGGGCGGGCAGTCGGTGTACCGGACGGTGGTGCCGTTCCACACCCGGGTGAAGTCGCGGTGGAGCGACTCGGTGGGCTGGTACGTCGGCGGCGCCCCGATCGAGGTGCCGGTCGGCCCTACGACGGAGTTCCGGGACGTCATGCGGGCGGTGCGCGACGAGCTGCGCGCCGGCCGGCCGCTGTCCAGGATGCCGCTGGCCCGGGTGCTGAGCCTGCTCGGCGCGGACTTCCGGCCGACCTCGCCGGACCTGTACTCGATCGTCTCCTACTGCGACGCCCGCACCATCCTGGGCGCCGAGCACTGGGCCGAACAGCGGGCGCACGGACTGATCCGGGTGTCCTACGGCGACCAGGTGTGCGTATGGGTGAACCGGCTGCACGAGGGGCTGTGGCTGGCCAGCCGGTACCCGGACACGGACGTGGCGGCGAAGAACCTGCGGCTGTACGTGGAGCGGCTGCGCGATCGGATCGCCTCCGTCGCCCAGGGCAGCCTCACTGCGGTCTCCTGA
- a CDS encoding menaquinone biosynthesis decarboxylase, whose product MAYDDLRSLLRALEREGDLKRIKAEVDPCLEVGEIVDRVQKSGGPALLFENVKGSAMPLAMNVFGTDRRLLKALGLKSYGEISEKIGGLLRPELPHGFVGVREAFGKLGAMAHVPPRKIKEAPVQEVVLHGDEVDLDRLPALFTWPKDGGSFFNLGLTHTKDPESGIRNLGLYRLQRHDKRTIGMHWQIHKDSRNHYQVAARRGERLPVAIAFGCPPAVTYASTAPLPGDIDEYLFAGFIAGKRIEMVDCKTVPLQVPANAEVVLEGWLEPGEMLPEGPFGDHTGFYTPQEPFPALKIDCVTMRKRPLLQSIVVGRPPTEDGPLGRATERFFLPLLKIIVPDIVDYHLPEAGGFHNCAIVSIDKKYPKHAQKVMHAIWGAHMMSLTKLIVVVDSDCDVHDLHEVAWRALGNTDYARDLTVVEGPVDHLDHASYQQFWGGKAGIDATRKWPEEGYTRDGGWPDMVLSDPDTAALVDRRWKEYGL is encoded by the coding sequence ATGGCTTACGACGATCTTCGCTCCCTGCTGCGGGCGCTGGAGCGCGAGGGAGACCTCAAGCGCATCAAGGCCGAGGTGGACCCCTGTCTGGAAGTCGGAGAGATCGTCGACCGGGTGCAGAAGTCCGGCGGCCCGGCGCTGCTCTTCGAGAACGTCAAGGGCTCGGCGATGCCCCTCGCGATGAACGTCTTCGGCACCGACCGCCGCCTGCTCAAGGCGCTGGGCCTGAAGTCGTACGGCGAGATCTCCGAGAAGATCGGCGGCCTGCTGCGCCCCGAACTGCCGCACGGCTTCGTCGGTGTGCGCGAGGCCTTCGGCAAGCTCGGCGCGATGGCCCATGTCCCGCCGAGGAAGATCAAAGAGGCTCCGGTGCAGGAGGTCGTCCTGCATGGCGACGAGGTGGATCTGGACCGTCTTCCGGCCCTGTTCACCTGGCCCAAGGACGGCGGCTCCTTCTTCAACCTGGGCCTGACCCACACCAAGGACCCCGAGAGCGGCATCCGCAACCTCGGGCTGTACCGCCTGCAGCGCCACGACAAGCGCACCATCGGCATGCACTGGCAGATCCACAAGGACAGCCGCAACCACTACCAGGTCGCCGCGCGGCGCGGGGAGCGACTGCCCGTCGCCATCGCCTTCGGCTGTCCGCCCGCCGTGACGTACGCCTCCACCGCCCCGCTGCCCGGCGACATCGACGAGTACCTCTTCGCCGGGTTCATCGCGGGCAAGCGGATCGAGATGGTCGACTGCAAGACGGTGCCGCTCCAGGTGCCCGCGAACGCCGAGGTCGTCCTGGAGGGCTGGCTGGAGCCGGGCGAGATGCTGCCCGAGGGCCCCTTCGGCGACCACACCGGCTTCTACACCCCGCAGGAGCCGTTCCCCGCGCTCAAGATCGACTGCGTGACGATGCGCAAGCGCCCGCTGCTGCAGTCGATCGTGGTCGGCCGCCCGCCGACGGAGGACGGCCCGCTGGGCCGGGCGACGGAACGCTTCTTCCTCCCGCTGCTGAAGATCATCGTGCCGGACATCGTGGACTACCACCTGCCCGAGGCCGGCGGCTTCCACAACTGCGCGATCGTCTCGATCGACAAGAAGTACCCCAAGCACGCGCAGAAGGTGATGCACGCGATCTGGGGGGCCCACATGATGTCCCTCACCAAGCTGATCGTGGTCGTGGACTCCGACTGCGACGTCCACGATCTGCACGAGGTCGCCTGGCGCGCCCTCGGCAACACCGACTACGCCCGTGACCTCACGGTCGTGGAAGGCCCCGTCGACCACCTCGACCACGCCTCCTACCAGCAGTTCTGGGGCGGCAAGGCGGGGATCGACGCGACGAGGAAATGGCCGGAGGAGGGCTACACCCGAGACGGGGGCTGGCCCGACATGGTCCTGTCGGACCCGGATACGGCGGCGCTGGTCGACCGCCGCTGGAAGGAGTACGGCCTGTGA
- a CDS encoding helix-turn-helix domain-containing protein, whose amino-acid sequence MTTNAVLFGEMLRHYREVALLTQEGLARQLHCDRSLVAKVEAGRRVPAEAFAKGCDEVLGTGGALGRLWGKIDWYGQVEHPDWFERRAEMDEEAIAVRAYQTQVMPGLLQTPDYAAALFARRLPSPDDVEERVRARLSRQRRFYADDGPLYVVVLDETCLRHMVGSSMIMRDQCAHLLSVGRLPNLRVQVAPLDRPDIDRPDTSLTLIELPDGRRWVYSESLDLGHFSNQPAVLARHAQTYDVLRADVLSAPESAALIRDLMEGYAHHVQPRAERGDLGQEQLQRSERRRLPRIRPRVHIHPRPRP is encoded by the coding sequence ATGACCACCAATGCCGTGCTTTTCGGGGAGATGCTCCGCCATTACCGCGAGGTCGCGCTGCTCACGCAGGAAGGGCTGGCCAGGCAACTCCACTGCGACCGGTCCTTGGTGGCCAAGGTGGAGGCGGGGAGGCGGGTGCCGGCGGAGGCGTTCGCCAAGGGATGCGACGAAGTGCTGGGCACGGGCGGGGCGTTGGGGAGGTTGTGGGGGAAGATTGATTGGTACGGACAGGTGGAGCATCCGGACTGGTTCGAGCGCAGGGCGGAGATGGATGAGGAAGCCATCGCGGTGCGGGCGTACCAGACGCAGGTGATGCCGGGGTTACTGCAGACACCCGACTATGCCGCTGCGCTCTTCGCTCGCCGACTCCCGAGTCCGGATGATGTCGAGGAGCGAGTCCGCGCGCGTCTGAGTCGTCAGCGGCGCTTCTACGCCGATGACGGCCCGCTTTACGTCGTCGTACTGGACGAGACCTGCCTGCGCCACATGGTGGGAAGCTCGATGATCATGCGGGACCAGTGCGCACATCTGCTGAGCGTGGGCCGCCTTCCCAACCTCCGTGTCCAGGTGGCCCCGTTGGATCGCCCCGATATCGACCGCCCCGACACCTCCCTGACGTTGATCGAGCTGCCCGACGGCCGGCGGTGGGTGTACTCGGAGTCGCTGGATCTGGGCCACTTCAGCAACCAGCCGGCCGTCCTCGCGCGCCATGCCCAGACCTATGATGTGCTGAGGGCGGACGTGCTGTCGGCCCCCGAATCTGCCGCTCTGATCAGGGACTTGATGGAAGGGTACGCACATCATGTACAGCCACGAGCTGAGCGCGGCGACCTGGGTCAAGAGCAGCTACAGCGGAGCGAACGGCGGCGACTGCCTCGAATTCGCCCCCGGGTTCACATCCACCCTCGTCCCCGTCCGTGA
- a CDS encoding PLD nuclease N-terminal domain-containing protein, translated as MLRYLPFLLVLALWIYAFVDCLNTPEEEVRHLPKVVWVIIILLFGEVLVGPVAWLITGRVRRSVSGGAAPFERQRDTAARWIAPDDNPEFLKSLDKDDPKGG; from the coding sequence ATGCTCAGGTATCTGCCGTTCCTGCTGGTCCTGGCGTTGTGGATCTATGCCTTCGTGGACTGCCTGAACACCCCCGAGGAAGAGGTGCGCCATCTGCCGAAGGTGGTGTGGGTGATCATCATCCTGCTCTTCGGCGAGGTGCTGGTGGGACCGGTGGCCTGGCTGATCACCGGCCGGGTGCGGCGGTCGGTCTCCGGCGGGGCGGCGCCCTTCGAGCGGCAGCGGGACACGGCCGCGCGGTGGATCGCGCCCGACGACAACCCCGAGTTCCTCAAGTCCCTCGACAAGGACGACCCCAAGGGCGGGTGA
- a CDS encoding UbiX family flavin prenyltransferase, translating into MNAGETQREPWIVGVSGASGTPYAAAVLRALLAAGEAVDLVVSRASRLTLLDETGISFRDAHWQDDLREWLTRGADGKPGTFDVDLGGVRHWSAGDLAAGPSSGSYPAKGMLIVPASTACVAGVALGLSKDLLQRTASVTLKERRTLVVAVREAPLNGQTLRHLVALDDAGATVVPASPAFYAGATHIQDLVDFVAGRVLDAAGVEHGLYRRWRGELGGGAVD; encoded by the coding sequence GTGAACGCAGGAGAAACGCAGCGCGAGCCTTGGATCGTGGGGGTGTCCGGAGCTTCCGGGACGCCCTATGCGGCGGCCGTGCTGCGGGCGCTGCTGGCGGCGGGGGAGGCGGTCGACCTGGTCGTCAGCCGGGCCTCGCGGCTGACGCTGCTGGACGAGACGGGGATCTCGTTCCGGGACGCGCACTGGCAGGACGACCTGCGCGAATGGCTGACCCGGGGGGCCGACGGCAAGCCGGGGACCTTCGACGTGGACCTCGGCGGGGTGCGGCACTGGAGCGCGGGGGACCTCGCCGCCGGGCCGTCCTCGGGGTCGTACCCGGCAAAGGGCATGCTCATCGTGCCCGCCTCCACGGCCTGCGTGGCGGGTGTGGCGCTCGGACTGTCCAAGGACCTGCTCCAGCGCACGGCGAGCGTCACCCTCAAGGAACGCCGCACGCTGGTCGTGGCCGTACGGGAGGCCCCGCTGAACGGCCAGACGCTGCGTCATCTCGTGGCGCTGGACGACGCCGGGGCCACCGTCGTACCGGCCTCGCCCGCCTTCTACGCGGGCGCCACCCACATCCAGGATCTGGTGGACTTCGTCGCCGGGCGGGTGCTGGACGCGGCGGGCGTCGAGCACGGCCTGTACCGGCGGTGGCGCGGCGAGCTGGGCGGCGGGGCAGTGGACTGA
- a CDS encoding Lrp/AsnC family transcriptional regulator yields the protein MDAVDRQLIQALRENGRASYAELGRLVGLSGPSVTDRINRLEAAGVITGYRATVNAASLGLGVTALIGISLSDAADHEDVAQRLRDLPEIEDCWFIAGDDSYMLKVRSSDVDGLERTIRRLSGTKGVSRTRTTIVLSTKWENRVGELPEEV from the coding sequence ATGGACGCGGTGGACAGGCAGCTCATCCAGGCCCTGAGGGAGAACGGCCGGGCCTCGTACGCGGAGCTGGGGCGCCTCGTCGGGCTGTCGGGACCCAGCGTCACCGACCGCATCAACCGGCTGGAGGCGGCCGGCGTGATCACCGGCTATCGCGCCACGGTGAACGCGGCCTCCCTCGGCCTCGGCGTCACCGCGCTGATCGGCATCTCGCTCTCCGACGCCGCCGACCACGAGGACGTCGCCCAGCGGCTGCGGGACCTGCCGGAGATCGAGGACTGCTGGTTCATCGCCGGTGACGACTCCTACATGCTCAAGGTGCGCTCATCGGACGTCGACGGCCTGGAGCGGACCATCCGTCGGCTCAGCGGGACCAAGGGCGTCTCCCGGACCCGCACCACCATCGTGCTCTCCACGAAGTGGGAGAACCGGGTCGGAGAGCTGCCCGAAGAGGTCTAG
- the mqnP gene encoding menaquinone biosynthesis prenyltransferase MqnP: protein MSSASAAIPQPGRTKAFLRLVMIEHSIFALPFAYIASLTAMYQWDKNIHWGRLLLVTICMVGLRTFAMAVNRIIDREIDARNPRTAHRELVTGAMSVRHAWTGALIALVVFLGAAALLNPLCLALAPVAVIPMVVYPYGKRFTNFPQAILGLAQSMGPIGGWLAISGSWSWDAVILGLAVGVWIGGFDLIYACQDVETDRRIGVLSVPARFGIPAAIWGARVCHTITTALFVWYALATHAGAFFWLGLVIVAGAFLYEHRIVRPHDLSRLNRAFFSVNGFIGIALFVCALLDLLVRGLTA from the coding sequence GTGAGCAGCGCCTCTGCCGCGATCCCTCAGCCGGGACGCACGAAGGCCTTCCTGCGGCTGGTGATGATCGAGCACTCGATCTTCGCGCTGCCCTTCGCCTACATCGCGTCTTTGACGGCGATGTACCAGTGGGACAAGAACATCCACTGGGGCCGGCTGCTGCTGGTCACGATCTGCATGGTCGGCCTGCGCACGTTCGCGATGGCGGTCAACCGGATCATCGACCGCGAGATCGACGCCCGTAACCCGCGCACCGCGCACCGCGAGCTGGTGACCGGCGCGATGTCGGTCCGGCACGCCTGGACGGGTGCCCTGATCGCCTTGGTGGTCTTCCTCGGCGCGGCGGCCCTGCTGAACCCCCTGTGCCTGGCCCTCGCCCCCGTCGCGGTGATCCCGATGGTGGTCTACCCCTACGGGAAGCGGTTCACGAACTTCCCGCAGGCCATCCTCGGCCTCGCCCAGTCCATGGGCCCGATCGGCGGCTGGCTCGCCATCTCGGGCTCCTGGTCCTGGGACGCGGTGATCCTCGGTCTCGCGGTCGGCGTCTGGATCGGTGGCTTCGACCTGATCTACGCCTGCCAGGACGTCGAGACCGACCGCCGGATCGGCGTGCTGTCGGTCCCGGCCCGCTTCGGCATCCCGGCCGCGATCTGGGGCGCGCGGGTGTGCCACACCATCACGACGGCCCTGTTCGTCTGGTACGCCCTGGCCACCCACGCGGGCGCCTTCTTCTGGCTGGGCCTGGTGATCGTCGCGGGTGCCTTCCTCTACGAGCACCGCATCGTCCGCCCCCATGACCTGTCCCGCCTGAACAGGGCGTTCTTCTCGGTCAACGGCTTCATCGGCATTGCCCTGTTCGTGTGTGCCCTGCTGGATCTGCTGGTTCGGGGCCTGACCGCCTGA